In one Silene latifolia isolate original U9 population chromosome 10, ASM4854445v1, whole genome shotgun sequence genomic region, the following are encoded:
- the LOC141605040 gene encoding uncharacterized protein LOC141605040, translated as MKTIHLQTQIESPRFNSSLCTKPAFLVIFIFVLQNIMLTLALRSTDYLGNETDHNALLAIKSQLVVPSNEVLSSWNASIHHCSWEGVSCGRKHKRVIVLNLSARGLAGTISPFIGNMSFLKIISFTNNSLYGEIPNQLGNLFRLHDLRLYNNTLVGRIPPNISKCVNLEVLSLSFNRLEGKLPQELRALSNLHHLFVVHNNLRGPLFDIIQNLTSLVSIYAAHNSFTGTVPNSVGKMQNLTILDAASNELSGTLPTSLFNISSLQVVEFGDNQLHGELPKDIGFPSPRLTWLNLRANNFSESLPITIQNLTTLQLIELDTNSFTGTVPYYFGNFHSLTALVFVSNNLAGDINFITTLINCSQLIALELGYNHFSGILPKSVANFSTSLEILNIEQTLISGKFPQGITNLNNLLCLDLSNSKLVGSLPEDFGMLHKLEQLILYSNRLTGRIPSSLGNLSLLSELSLHDNVLEGSIPPHLGNCQSLLYLSLSYNELNGTLSNELFEGSASFVGLYLSHNHLEGSLLLEMSKQSNLQTLALSNNKFSGVIPDGLGDCSDLQYLYMDGNSFYGNIPSPFTSLSSLQEIDLSQNNLSGPIPSFFSKFHSLYYLNLSYNDFEGRVPTDSVFANASAIFVAGNSRLCGGIKQLQLPQCTKNRSKGRIKLIIPIISALVGVVAMAVGALGLYLACIKKKKIPLLSGSMLGNATMKVSYDMLLKATSGFSSENLLGMGSFGSVFKGILDGKTVAVKVLNLQHRCVSKSFVAECNTLRNVRHRNLISIITACSSIDFQRNDFRALVYEFMPNGSLDKWLHGGDRNMSLSQRVDVAIDVAHAISYLHHECETPVVHCDLKPSNILLDTDMVAHVGDFGLARFLTQPRHPNQSSTIGIRGTIGYAAPEYGLGSEPSTEGDVYSYGILLLELMIGKRPTDSMFNEGYNIHKHGEAALPDHVLEIVDPSLEEDNLTDEANNVRITHDELHQRVKCIISVITVGVLCSKHLPQERMKIVDARSWLQSARDNLLNARNKRNLPARGISVDIP; from the exons ATGAAAACAATCCACCTCCAAACCCAAATTGAAAGTCCACGTTTTAATTCTTCTCTATGTACAAAACCAGCATTTCTTGTCATCTTTATTTTTGTATTGCAGAATATTATGCTAACTTTAGCACTGCGTAGTACTGACTACCTAGGCAATGAGACCGACCACAATGCGTTGTTGGCCATCAAGAGCCAACTGGTGGTTCCATCTAACGAGGTTTTAAGCTCATGGAATGCCTCTATTCACCATTGTTCTTGGGAAGGGGTTAGTTGTGGGCGTAAACATAAAAGAGTGATTGTATTAAATTTGAGTGCTAGAGGTTTGGCAGGAACCATATCTCCTTTCATAGGAAATATGAGTTTCCTTAAAATTATTAGTTTTACGAATAATAGTCTATACGGCGAAATCCCCAACCAATTAGGTAATCTATTTAGGCTTCATGACCTACGGCTATATAACAACACACTTGTAGGTCGGATTCCACCAAACATATCTAAGTGTGTTAACCTCGAAGTTCTATCCTTAAGCTTCAACAGACTCGAGGGAAAACTCCCACAGGAATTAAGAGCATTATCAAATTTACATCACCTATTTGTGGTGCATAACAATCTTAGGGGCCCTCTTTTTGACATCATACAAAACCTTACTTCTTTAGTATCTATATATGCTGCTCATAATTCATTTACAGGGACTGTCCCAAACAGTGTTGGTAAGATGCAAAACCTAACTATACTAGATGCGGCATCAAATGAGCTCTCAGGAACACTGCCCACATCCCTTTTCAATATCTCCTCCCTTCAAGTTGTTGAATTTGGTGACAATCAACTACATGGAGAACTTCCCAAGGATATTGGCTTCCCTAGTCCTCGTCTAACATGGTTGAACCTCAGGGCAAACAACTTTTCAGAATCACTTCCAATCACGATACAAAACCTCACTACACTTCAACTTATTGAGCTTGATACTAATAGTTTTACAGGAACGGTTCCATATTATTTTGGGAATTTTCATAGCCTAACTGCTTTAGTTTTTGTAAGTAACAACCTAGCAGGTGACATCAACTTTATAACTACACTTATTAACTGCAGCCAGTTAATTGCCCTAGAATTGGGATACAATCACTTTTCGGGAATATTGCCCAAATCTGTTGCTAATTTCTCCACCTCTTTGGAAATTCTCAATATTGAACAAACTTTGATAAGTGGGAAATTTCCTCAAGGTATTACCAATTTAAACAATCTTCTGTGCTTAGATCTGAGTAACAGCAAATTAGTGGGATCTCTTCCTGAGGATTTCGGAATGCTTCACAAATTGGAACAACTTATTTTGTACTCAAACAGATTAACAGGTAGAATTCCGAGTTCCTTGGGCAATTTATCACTCTTGAGTGAGCTTAGTTTACATGATAATGTATTGGAAGGGAGTATACCTCCACATCTCGGGAATTGCCAAAGCTTGTTGTACCTAAGTTTATCATACAATGAACTCAATGGAACCTTGAGTAATGAGCTATTTGAAGGATCTGCTTCATTTGTTGGACTATATTTGTCTCATAATCATTTGGAAGGCTCCCTACTTTTGGAAATGAGTAAACAAAGTAACCTACAAACCTTAGCACTGTCTAACAATAAGTTTTCAGGCGTCATTCCCGACGGTCTAGGTGACTGTTCTGACCTTCAATACTTGTATATGGATGGAAATTCTTTCTACGGAAATATTCCTTCACCCTTCACTTCTTTGTCTAGCCTCCAAGAAATTGACCTTTCTCAAAACAATTTGTCTGGCCCAATTCCATCCTTCTTCTCCAAATTTCACAGTTTATATTACCTTAACTTATCTTACAACGATTTTGAGGGAAGGGTTCCGACGGATTCAGTATTTGCAAATGCAAGTGCGATCTTTGTTGCTGGCAATAGCAGGCTTTGTGGCGGAATTAAACAGCTGCAATTACCTCAGTGCACAAAGAATAGAAGCAAGGGAAGAATAAAGTTGATAATTCCAATTATCAGTGCACTTGTTGGGGTGGTGGCCATGGCGGTAGGGGCCTTAGGGCTCTACCTGGCTTGTATCAAAAAGAAAAAGATACCTCTTTTATCAGGTTCAATGCTGGGGAATGCAACCATGAAAGTGTCGTATGACATGTTACTCAAAGCAACATCTGGTTTTTCTTCAGAGAATCTACTTGGGATGGGATCTTTTGGATCCGTGTTTAAGGGGATTTTGGATGGAAAGACAGTTGCAGTGAAAGTTCTCAACTTGCAACACCGTTGTGTATCCAAAAGTTTCGTGGCAGAGTGCAACACCTTAAGGAATGTCCGTCACCGGAATCTGATAAGCATCATAACAGCTTGTTCTAGTATTGACTTTCAGAGAAATGATTTTAGAGCACTAGTATACGAGTTCATGCCTAATGGAAGCCTAGACAAATGGTTACATGGAGGCGACAGAAACATGAGCCTTTCTCAAAGGGTAGATGTAGCAATTGATGTGGCTCATGCAATAAGCTATCTCCACCATGAGTGTGAGACTCCAGTAGTGCATTGTGACTTGAAACCTAGCAACATACTGCTCGACACTGACATGGTCGCTCATGTTGGAGATTTTGGATTAGCAAGGTTTCTTACTCAACCTCGACATCCGAATCAAAGTAGTACAATTGGAATCAGGGGTACTATAGGCTATGCTGCGCCAG AGTATGGGCTCGGAAGTGAGCCATCTACAGAGGGTGATGTTTACAGTTATGGCATATTGCTACTTGAGCTTATGATAGGCAAGAGACCAACAGACAGCATGTTCAATGAAGGCTACAACATTCATAAGCATGGCGAAGCAGCATTACCTGACCATGTCTTGGAAATTGTGGACCCATCACTTGAAGAAGATAATCTCACTGACGAAGCCAACAATGTAAGGATAACCCATGATGAGCTTCATCAAAGAGTGAAATGCATTATTTCTGTGATTACGGTCGGAGTATTGTGCTCGAAACATTTGCCACAAGAACGAATGAAAATAGTCGATGCCAGAAGCTGGCTTCAATCAGCAAGAGACAACCTTCTCAATGCCCGGAACAAGCGCAATCTTCCTGCAAGAGGTATATCAGTAGACATACCATGA